From Hyla sarda isolate aHylSar1 chromosome 5, aHylSar1.hap1, whole genome shotgun sequence, a single genomic window includes:
- the FBXO43 gene encoding F-box only protein 43 isoform X1 — protein sequence MEADCEPGCWSFLPGLKAYRRKKSDMAYKRCVLDSPAVTQASYVAGAKKHVGYRSGLMYLSQDSGYNDSLKPFSPDSETSSDSLETGSPSEDYENSENVDPTLACSPIRRIIFEPGACTRNISQATEIYETPRVAKKDFSLRRRLLLVKATSGGNLDFDASDSSSKDMVGKKTLQRIPSFEAGLYTNFVDSPRDVAYEPIATSTLKIETESSMSCKKWRLNFALQKSSTIDESKGDTVPFPEVVNLSPVQHSTESTDGILSINKGNLTDLPTTPQRSLISEDKVFQTPISNLAASFRFNLCTPVTDQENSITEDSAFHSLSLDKSQDSITDHEGSFQELIQKQKETPKSTHNKSRLRKLDRCRRLSTLRERGSQSEVEEEAYILSSSYKSKMTRNSVTEECEFSFDDSTNSVLKFEDLTGTPALRVVREMIVRSTRKRAQQATMQELLGSLDCLDVSDDDLTRLIGRKMGLEQIDILSELKNRNLKHIISIIFKVLNVESICSIWKVSKEWREMVTQDKDACQRRKLFLKKRRDEAEEGWMPSEDAATRLNLLNRSVLKSVQAQAKSICHTPTSCGLFTPKNTAPVPQSASKQQEYVKIAKTLFTDEALKPCPQCQYPAKYQPLNKRGKCSRKDCGFDFCILCLCAFHGSKECSSGSGKRVHKKDVIPGSAKSKRNLKRL from the exons ATGGAGGCGGACTGTGAGCCGGGCTGCTGGAGCTTCCTGCCTGGACTGAAG GCGTACAGAAGAAAGAAATCGGACATGGCATACAAAAGATGTGTATTAGACAGTCCTGCAGTTACTCAAGCCAGTTATGTAGCAGGTGCAAAGAAGCATGTTGGCTACAGAAGCGGACTCATGTATTTATCTCAAGATAGTGGATACAATGATTCTCTGAAGCCATTTAGTCCAGACTCTGAAACTAGCAGCGACTCTTTAGAAACTGGCAGTCCATCGGAAGACTATGAGAACTCTGAAAATGTAGATCCTACTTTAGCATGCTCTCCTATCCGCAGAATCATCTTTGAGCCTGGAGCTTGCACCAGGAACATTAGTCAGGCTACAGAAATATATGAAACTCCAAGAGTTGCTAAGAAAGATTTCTCATTACGACGTAGACTCCTCCTTGTTAAGGCTACATCTGGTGGAAATCTGGATTTTGATGCATCCGACAGTTCATCTAAAGATATGGTTGGAAAAAAGACGCTTCAGAGGATTCCTAGTTTTGAGGCAGGCCTTTACACCAATTTTGTTGACTCTCCAAGAGATGTTGCTTACGAACCAATTGCTACAAGCACTTTAAAAATTGAGACTGAGTCTAGCATGTCTTGTAAGAAGTGGAGACTGAATTTTGCTCTACAGAAGAGTTCCACCATAGATGAATCTAAAGGTGACACTGTTCCTTTTCCAGAGGTAGTTAATCTTTCACCAGTTCAGCACTCTACAGAATCGACTGATGGAATTCTGAGCATCAATAAAGGAAACCTTACAGACTTGCCCACCACACCTCAACGCAGCTTAATTTCAGAGGACAAAGTGTTTCAGACTCCTATAAGTAATCTTGCTGCAAGTTTTCGATTTAATCTATGCACCCCAGTAACAGACCAAGAAAACTCCATAACAGAGGACAGTGCTTTCCATTCGCTCAGCCTGGATAAGTCGCAAGACTCTATAACTGATCATGAAGGCTCTTTTCAGGAACTTATTCAGAAGCAAAAAGAAACCCCCAAATCCACTCATAATAAAAGTAGACTGCGGAAACTGGATCGGTGTAGGAGATTGTCAACCTTGCGTGAGCGAGGCTCACAGTCAGAAGTTGAAGAGGAAGCTTATATCTTGAGTTCATCGTACAAATCAAAAATGACAAGGAACTCTGTAACGGAAGAATGTGAATTCAGTTTTGATGACAGCACAAACTCTGTCTTAAAATTTGAGGATTTAACAGGCACACCTGCCTTGCGAGTAGTTCGTGAGATGATAGTAAGGAGCACCCGAAAGAGGGCCCAACAGGCCACAATGCAGGAACTCTTGGGCAGCCTGGACTGTTTAGATGTGTCAGATGATGATCTGACAAGACTCATCGGCAGGAAAATGGGCTTGGAGCAAATAGATATTTTATCCGAGCTAAAAAACAGAAATTTGAAGCATATCATATCAATTATTTTTAAAGTTTTAAATGTGGAAAGTATTTGCAG CATTTGGAAAGTCAGTAAGGAATGGCGTGAAATGGTGACTCAAGATAAAGATGCTTGCCAAAGAAGAAAATTGTTCCTGAAAAAGCGAAGAGATGAAGCCGAG GAAGGTTGGATGCCATCTGAAGATGCTGCAACCAGATTAAATCTCCTTAACAGATCTGTGCTGAAATCCGTTCAAGCTCAAGCCAAATCTATATGTCACACCCCAACTTCTTGTGGGCTTTTCACACCAAAAAACACTGCACCCGTTCCTCAGTCTGCTAGCAAACAACAAGAATATGTCAAG ATTGCCAAAACATTATTCACAGATGAAGCTCTGAAACCGTGTCCACAGTGCCAGTACCCTGCAAAGTATCAGCCACTGAATAAGCGAGGAAAGTGCAGTAGAAAAGACTGTGGGTTTGACTTCTGCATACTTTGCTTGTGTGCATTTCATGGTTCTAAGGAATGTAGCAGTGGATCAGGAAAACGTGTGCATAAGAAAGATGTAATCCCTGGAAGTGCCAAGAGCAAGCGCAACTTGAAAAGGCTctaa
- the FBXO43 gene encoding F-box only protein 43 isoform X2 produces MSSLLYITAYLASVAYRRKKSDMAYKRCVLDSPAVTQASYVAGAKKHVGYRSGLMYLSQDSGYNDSLKPFSPDSETSSDSLETGSPSEDYENSENVDPTLACSPIRRIIFEPGACTRNISQATEIYETPRVAKKDFSLRRRLLLVKATSGGNLDFDASDSSSKDMVGKKTLQRIPSFEAGLYTNFVDSPRDVAYEPIATSTLKIETESSMSCKKWRLNFALQKSSTIDESKGDTVPFPEVVNLSPVQHSTESTDGILSINKGNLTDLPTTPQRSLISEDKVFQTPISNLAASFRFNLCTPVTDQENSITEDSAFHSLSLDKSQDSITDHEGSFQELIQKQKETPKSTHNKSRLRKLDRCRRLSTLRERGSQSEVEEEAYILSSSYKSKMTRNSVTEECEFSFDDSTNSVLKFEDLTGTPALRVVREMIVRSTRKRAQQATMQELLGSLDCLDVSDDDLTRLIGRKMGLEQIDILSELKNRNLKHIISIIFKVLNVESICSIWKVSKEWREMVTQDKDACQRRKLFLKKRRDEAEEGWMPSEDAATRLNLLNRSVLKSVQAQAKSICHTPTSCGLFTPKNTAPVPQSASKQQEYVKIAKTLFTDEALKPCPQCQYPAKYQPLNKRGKCSRKDCGFDFCILCLCAFHGSKECSSGSGKRVHKKDVIPGSAKSKRNLKRL; encoded by the exons ATGTCAAGTTTACTTTACATCACCGCCTATTTAGCTTCTGtg GCGTACAGAAGAAAGAAATCGGACATGGCATACAAAAGATGTGTATTAGACAGTCCTGCAGTTACTCAAGCCAGTTATGTAGCAGGTGCAAAGAAGCATGTTGGCTACAGAAGCGGACTCATGTATTTATCTCAAGATAGTGGATACAATGATTCTCTGAAGCCATTTAGTCCAGACTCTGAAACTAGCAGCGACTCTTTAGAAACTGGCAGTCCATCGGAAGACTATGAGAACTCTGAAAATGTAGATCCTACTTTAGCATGCTCTCCTATCCGCAGAATCATCTTTGAGCCTGGAGCTTGCACCAGGAACATTAGTCAGGCTACAGAAATATATGAAACTCCAAGAGTTGCTAAGAAAGATTTCTCATTACGACGTAGACTCCTCCTTGTTAAGGCTACATCTGGTGGAAATCTGGATTTTGATGCATCCGACAGTTCATCTAAAGATATGGTTGGAAAAAAGACGCTTCAGAGGATTCCTAGTTTTGAGGCAGGCCTTTACACCAATTTTGTTGACTCTCCAAGAGATGTTGCTTACGAACCAATTGCTACAAGCACTTTAAAAATTGAGACTGAGTCTAGCATGTCTTGTAAGAAGTGGAGACTGAATTTTGCTCTACAGAAGAGTTCCACCATAGATGAATCTAAAGGTGACACTGTTCCTTTTCCAGAGGTAGTTAATCTTTCACCAGTTCAGCACTCTACAGAATCGACTGATGGAATTCTGAGCATCAATAAAGGAAACCTTACAGACTTGCCCACCACACCTCAACGCAGCTTAATTTCAGAGGACAAAGTGTTTCAGACTCCTATAAGTAATCTTGCTGCAAGTTTTCGATTTAATCTATGCACCCCAGTAACAGACCAAGAAAACTCCATAACAGAGGACAGTGCTTTCCATTCGCTCAGCCTGGATAAGTCGCAAGACTCTATAACTGATCATGAAGGCTCTTTTCAGGAACTTATTCAGAAGCAAAAAGAAACCCCCAAATCCACTCATAATAAAAGTAGACTGCGGAAACTGGATCGGTGTAGGAGATTGTCAACCTTGCGTGAGCGAGGCTCACAGTCAGAAGTTGAAGAGGAAGCTTATATCTTGAGTTCATCGTACAAATCAAAAATGACAAGGAACTCTGTAACGGAAGAATGTGAATTCAGTTTTGATGACAGCACAAACTCTGTCTTAAAATTTGAGGATTTAACAGGCACACCTGCCTTGCGAGTAGTTCGTGAGATGATAGTAAGGAGCACCCGAAAGAGGGCCCAACAGGCCACAATGCAGGAACTCTTGGGCAGCCTGGACTGTTTAGATGTGTCAGATGATGATCTGACAAGACTCATCGGCAGGAAAATGGGCTTGGAGCAAATAGATATTTTATCCGAGCTAAAAAACAGAAATTTGAAGCATATCATATCAATTATTTTTAAAGTTTTAAATGTGGAAAGTATTTGCAG CATTTGGAAAGTCAGTAAGGAATGGCGTGAAATGGTGACTCAAGATAAAGATGCTTGCCAAAGAAGAAAATTGTTCCTGAAAAAGCGAAGAGATGAAGCCGAG GAAGGTTGGATGCCATCTGAAGATGCTGCAACCAGATTAAATCTCCTTAACAGATCTGTGCTGAAATCCGTTCAAGCTCAAGCCAAATCTATATGTCACACCCCAACTTCTTGTGGGCTTTTCACACCAAAAAACACTGCACCCGTTCCTCAGTCTGCTAGCAAACAACAAGAATATGTCAAG ATTGCCAAAACATTATTCACAGATGAAGCTCTGAAACCGTGTCCACAGTGCCAGTACCCTGCAAAGTATCAGCCACTGAATAAGCGAGGAAAGTGCAGTAGAAAAGACTGTGGGTTTGACTTCTGCATACTTTGCTTGTGTGCATTTCATGGTTCTAAGGAATGTAGCAGTGGATCAGGAAAACGTGTGCATAAGAAAGATGTAATCCCTGGAAGTGCCAAGAGCAAGCGCAACTTGAAAAGGCTctaa
- the FBXO43 gene encoding F-box only protein 43 isoform X5 produces the protein MAYKRCVLDSPAVTQASYVAGAKKHVGYRSGLMYLSQDSGYNDSLKPFSPDSETSSDSLETGSPSEDYENSENVDPTLACSPIRRIIFEPGACTRNISQATEIYETPRVAKKDFSLRRRLLLVKATSGGNLDFDASDSSSKDMVGKKTLQRIPSFEAGLYTNFVDSPRDVAYEPIATSTLKIETESSMSCKKWRLNFALQKSSTIDESKGDTVPFPEVVNLSPVQHSTESTDGILSINKGNLTDLPTTPQRSLISEDKVFQTPISNLAASFRFNLCTPVTDQENSITEDSAFHSLSLDKSQDSITDHEGSFQELIQKQKETPKSTHNKSRLRKLDRCRRLSTLRERGSQSEVEEEAYILSSSYKSKMTRNSVTEECEFSFDDSTNSVLKFEDLTGTPALRVVREMIVRSTRKRAQQATMQELLGSLDCLDVSDDDLTRLIGRKMGLEQIDILSELKNRNLKHIISIIFKVLNVESICSIWKVSKEWREMVTQDKDACQRRKLFLKKRRDEAEEGWMPSEDAATRLNLLNRSVLKSVQAQAKSICHTPTSCGLFTPKNTAPVPQSASKQQEYVKIAKTLFTDEALKPCPQCQYPAKYQPLNKRGKCSRKDCGFDFCILCLCAFHGSKECSSGSGKRVHKKDVIPGSAKSKRNLKRL, from the exons ATGGCATACAAAAGATGTGTATTAGACAGTCCTGCAGTTACTCAAGCCAGTTATGTAGCAGGTGCAAAGAAGCATGTTGGCTACAGAAGCGGACTCATGTATTTATCTCAAGATAGTGGATACAATGATTCTCTGAAGCCATTTAGTCCAGACTCTGAAACTAGCAGCGACTCTTTAGAAACTGGCAGTCCATCGGAAGACTATGAGAACTCTGAAAATGTAGATCCTACTTTAGCATGCTCTCCTATCCGCAGAATCATCTTTGAGCCTGGAGCTTGCACCAGGAACATTAGTCAGGCTACAGAAATATATGAAACTCCAAGAGTTGCTAAGAAAGATTTCTCATTACGACGTAGACTCCTCCTTGTTAAGGCTACATCTGGTGGAAATCTGGATTTTGATGCATCCGACAGTTCATCTAAAGATATGGTTGGAAAAAAGACGCTTCAGAGGATTCCTAGTTTTGAGGCAGGCCTTTACACCAATTTTGTTGACTCTCCAAGAGATGTTGCTTACGAACCAATTGCTACAAGCACTTTAAAAATTGAGACTGAGTCTAGCATGTCTTGTAAGAAGTGGAGACTGAATTTTGCTCTACAGAAGAGTTCCACCATAGATGAATCTAAAGGTGACACTGTTCCTTTTCCAGAGGTAGTTAATCTTTCACCAGTTCAGCACTCTACAGAATCGACTGATGGAATTCTGAGCATCAATAAAGGAAACCTTACAGACTTGCCCACCACACCTCAACGCAGCTTAATTTCAGAGGACAAAGTGTTTCAGACTCCTATAAGTAATCTTGCTGCAAGTTTTCGATTTAATCTATGCACCCCAGTAACAGACCAAGAAAACTCCATAACAGAGGACAGTGCTTTCCATTCGCTCAGCCTGGATAAGTCGCAAGACTCTATAACTGATCATGAAGGCTCTTTTCAGGAACTTATTCAGAAGCAAAAAGAAACCCCCAAATCCACTCATAATAAAAGTAGACTGCGGAAACTGGATCGGTGTAGGAGATTGTCAACCTTGCGTGAGCGAGGCTCACAGTCAGAAGTTGAAGAGGAAGCTTATATCTTGAGTTCATCGTACAAATCAAAAATGACAAGGAACTCTGTAACGGAAGAATGTGAATTCAGTTTTGATGACAGCACAAACTCTGTCTTAAAATTTGAGGATTTAACAGGCACACCTGCCTTGCGAGTAGTTCGTGAGATGATAGTAAGGAGCACCCGAAAGAGGGCCCAACAGGCCACAATGCAGGAACTCTTGGGCAGCCTGGACTGTTTAGATGTGTCAGATGATGATCTGACAAGACTCATCGGCAGGAAAATGGGCTTGGAGCAAATAGATATTTTATCCGAGCTAAAAAACAGAAATTTGAAGCATATCATATCAATTATTTTTAAAGTTTTAAATGTGGAAAGTATTTGCAG CATTTGGAAAGTCAGTAAGGAATGGCGTGAAATGGTGACTCAAGATAAAGATGCTTGCCAAAGAAGAAAATTGTTCCTGAAAAAGCGAAGAGATGAAGCCGAG GAAGGTTGGATGCCATCTGAAGATGCTGCAACCAGATTAAATCTCCTTAACAGATCTGTGCTGAAATCCGTTCAAGCTCAAGCCAAATCTATATGTCACACCCCAACTTCTTGTGGGCTTTTCACACCAAAAAACACTGCACCCGTTCCTCAGTCTGCTAGCAAACAACAAGAATATGTCAAG ATTGCCAAAACATTATTCACAGATGAAGCTCTGAAACCGTGTCCACAGTGCCAGTACCCTGCAAAGTATCAGCCACTGAATAAGCGAGGAAAGTGCAGTAGAAAAGACTGTGGGTTTGACTTCTGCATACTTTGCTTGTGTGCATTTCATGGTTCTAAGGAATGTAGCAGTGGATCAGGAAAACGTGTGCATAAGAAAGATGTAATCCCTGGAAGTGCCAAGAGCAAGCGCAACTTGAAAAGGCTctaa
- the POLR2K gene encoding DNA-directed RNA polymerases I, II, and III subunit RPABC4 isoform X1, with amino-acid sequence MRNEQATITRGPASHLKSMEAQKDDPPPKQQPMIYICAECHTENEIKARDPIRCRECGYRIMYKKRTKRLVVFDAR; translated from the exons ATGAGAAATGAACAGGCTACCATTACCAGGGGCCCGGCCTCACATTT gAAAAGTATGGAGGCCCAGAAGGACGACCCTCCACCAAAGCAGCAGCCTATGATCTACATATGTGCCG aaTGTCATACAGAAAATGAGATAAAAGCCAGAGATCCCATTAGATGTCGAGAATGTGGCTACAGAATTATGTACAAGAAAAGAACAAAGAGAT
- the FBXO43 gene encoding F-box only protein 43 isoform X4, protein MDSQTSLRAYRRKKSDMAYKRCVLDSPAVTQASYVAGAKKHVGYRSGLMYLSQDSGYNDSLKPFSPDSETSSDSLETGSPSEDYENSENVDPTLACSPIRRIIFEPGACTRNISQATEIYETPRVAKKDFSLRRRLLLVKATSGGNLDFDASDSSSKDMVGKKTLQRIPSFEAGLYTNFVDSPRDVAYEPIATSTLKIETESSMSCKKWRLNFALQKSSTIDESKGDTVPFPEVVNLSPVQHSTESTDGILSINKGNLTDLPTTPQRSLISEDKVFQTPISNLAASFRFNLCTPVTDQENSITEDSAFHSLSLDKSQDSITDHEGSFQELIQKQKETPKSTHNKSRLRKLDRCRRLSTLRERGSQSEVEEEAYILSSSYKSKMTRNSVTEECEFSFDDSTNSVLKFEDLTGTPALRVVREMIVRSTRKRAQQATMQELLGSLDCLDVSDDDLTRLIGRKMGLEQIDILSELKNRNLKHIISIIFKVLNVESICSIWKVSKEWREMVTQDKDACQRRKLFLKKRRDEAEEGWMPSEDAATRLNLLNRSVLKSVQAQAKSICHTPTSCGLFTPKNTAPVPQSASKQQEYVKIAKTLFTDEALKPCPQCQYPAKYQPLNKRGKCSRKDCGFDFCILCLCAFHGSKECSSGSGKRVHKKDVIPGSAKSKRNLKRL, encoded by the exons ATGGACTCCCAAACCAGCCTTAGG GCGTACAGAAGAAAGAAATCGGACATGGCATACAAAAGATGTGTATTAGACAGTCCTGCAGTTACTCAAGCCAGTTATGTAGCAGGTGCAAAGAAGCATGTTGGCTACAGAAGCGGACTCATGTATTTATCTCAAGATAGTGGATACAATGATTCTCTGAAGCCATTTAGTCCAGACTCTGAAACTAGCAGCGACTCTTTAGAAACTGGCAGTCCATCGGAAGACTATGAGAACTCTGAAAATGTAGATCCTACTTTAGCATGCTCTCCTATCCGCAGAATCATCTTTGAGCCTGGAGCTTGCACCAGGAACATTAGTCAGGCTACAGAAATATATGAAACTCCAAGAGTTGCTAAGAAAGATTTCTCATTACGACGTAGACTCCTCCTTGTTAAGGCTACATCTGGTGGAAATCTGGATTTTGATGCATCCGACAGTTCATCTAAAGATATGGTTGGAAAAAAGACGCTTCAGAGGATTCCTAGTTTTGAGGCAGGCCTTTACACCAATTTTGTTGACTCTCCAAGAGATGTTGCTTACGAACCAATTGCTACAAGCACTTTAAAAATTGAGACTGAGTCTAGCATGTCTTGTAAGAAGTGGAGACTGAATTTTGCTCTACAGAAGAGTTCCACCATAGATGAATCTAAAGGTGACACTGTTCCTTTTCCAGAGGTAGTTAATCTTTCACCAGTTCAGCACTCTACAGAATCGACTGATGGAATTCTGAGCATCAATAAAGGAAACCTTACAGACTTGCCCACCACACCTCAACGCAGCTTAATTTCAGAGGACAAAGTGTTTCAGACTCCTATAAGTAATCTTGCTGCAAGTTTTCGATTTAATCTATGCACCCCAGTAACAGACCAAGAAAACTCCATAACAGAGGACAGTGCTTTCCATTCGCTCAGCCTGGATAAGTCGCAAGACTCTATAACTGATCATGAAGGCTCTTTTCAGGAACTTATTCAGAAGCAAAAAGAAACCCCCAAATCCACTCATAATAAAAGTAGACTGCGGAAACTGGATCGGTGTAGGAGATTGTCAACCTTGCGTGAGCGAGGCTCACAGTCAGAAGTTGAAGAGGAAGCTTATATCTTGAGTTCATCGTACAAATCAAAAATGACAAGGAACTCTGTAACGGAAGAATGTGAATTCAGTTTTGATGACAGCACAAACTCTGTCTTAAAATTTGAGGATTTAACAGGCACACCTGCCTTGCGAGTAGTTCGTGAGATGATAGTAAGGAGCACCCGAAAGAGGGCCCAACAGGCCACAATGCAGGAACTCTTGGGCAGCCTGGACTGTTTAGATGTGTCAGATGATGATCTGACAAGACTCATCGGCAGGAAAATGGGCTTGGAGCAAATAGATATTTTATCCGAGCTAAAAAACAGAAATTTGAAGCATATCATATCAATTATTTTTAAAGTTTTAAATGTGGAAAGTATTTGCAG CATTTGGAAAGTCAGTAAGGAATGGCGTGAAATGGTGACTCAAGATAAAGATGCTTGCCAAAGAAGAAAATTGTTCCTGAAAAAGCGAAGAGATGAAGCCGAG GAAGGTTGGATGCCATCTGAAGATGCTGCAACCAGATTAAATCTCCTTAACAGATCTGTGCTGAAATCCGTTCAAGCTCAAGCCAAATCTATATGTCACACCCCAACTTCTTGTGGGCTTTTCACACCAAAAAACACTGCACCCGTTCCTCAGTCTGCTAGCAAACAACAAGAATATGTCAAG ATTGCCAAAACATTATTCACAGATGAAGCTCTGAAACCGTGTCCACAGTGCCAGTACCCTGCAAAGTATCAGCCACTGAATAAGCGAGGAAAGTGCAGTAGAAAAGACTGTGGGTTTGACTTCTGCATACTTTGCTTGTGTGCATTTCATGGTTCTAAGGAATGTAGCAGTGGATCAGGAAAACGTGTGCATAAGAAAGATGTAATCCCTGGAAGTGCCAAGAGCAAGCGCAACTTGAAAAGGCTctaa
- the FBXO43 gene encoding F-box only protein 43 isoform X3: MLGVVVIPQAYRRKKSDMAYKRCVLDSPAVTQASYVAGAKKHVGYRSGLMYLSQDSGYNDSLKPFSPDSETSSDSLETGSPSEDYENSENVDPTLACSPIRRIIFEPGACTRNISQATEIYETPRVAKKDFSLRRRLLLVKATSGGNLDFDASDSSSKDMVGKKTLQRIPSFEAGLYTNFVDSPRDVAYEPIATSTLKIETESSMSCKKWRLNFALQKSSTIDESKGDTVPFPEVVNLSPVQHSTESTDGILSINKGNLTDLPTTPQRSLISEDKVFQTPISNLAASFRFNLCTPVTDQENSITEDSAFHSLSLDKSQDSITDHEGSFQELIQKQKETPKSTHNKSRLRKLDRCRRLSTLRERGSQSEVEEEAYILSSSYKSKMTRNSVTEECEFSFDDSTNSVLKFEDLTGTPALRVVREMIVRSTRKRAQQATMQELLGSLDCLDVSDDDLTRLIGRKMGLEQIDILSELKNRNLKHIISIIFKVLNVESICSIWKVSKEWREMVTQDKDACQRRKLFLKKRRDEAEEGWMPSEDAATRLNLLNRSVLKSVQAQAKSICHTPTSCGLFTPKNTAPVPQSASKQQEYVKIAKTLFTDEALKPCPQCQYPAKYQPLNKRGKCSRKDCGFDFCILCLCAFHGSKECSSGSGKRVHKKDVIPGSAKSKRNLKRL, translated from the exons atgctgggagttgtagtcattccTCAG GCGTACAGAAGAAAGAAATCGGACATGGCATACAAAAGATGTGTATTAGACAGTCCTGCAGTTACTCAAGCCAGTTATGTAGCAGGTGCAAAGAAGCATGTTGGCTACAGAAGCGGACTCATGTATTTATCTCAAGATAGTGGATACAATGATTCTCTGAAGCCATTTAGTCCAGACTCTGAAACTAGCAGCGACTCTTTAGAAACTGGCAGTCCATCGGAAGACTATGAGAACTCTGAAAATGTAGATCCTACTTTAGCATGCTCTCCTATCCGCAGAATCATCTTTGAGCCTGGAGCTTGCACCAGGAACATTAGTCAGGCTACAGAAATATATGAAACTCCAAGAGTTGCTAAGAAAGATTTCTCATTACGACGTAGACTCCTCCTTGTTAAGGCTACATCTGGTGGAAATCTGGATTTTGATGCATCCGACAGTTCATCTAAAGATATGGTTGGAAAAAAGACGCTTCAGAGGATTCCTAGTTTTGAGGCAGGCCTTTACACCAATTTTGTTGACTCTCCAAGAGATGTTGCTTACGAACCAATTGCTACAAGCACTTTAAAAATTGAGACTGAGTCTAGCATGTCTTGTAAGAAGTGGAGACTGAATTTTGCTCTACAGAAGAGTTCCACCATAGATGAATCTAAAGGTGACACTGTTCCTTTTCCAGAGGTAGTTAATCTTTCACCAGTTCAGCACTCTACAGAATCGACTGATGGAATTCTGAGCATCAATAAAGGAAACCTTACAGACTTGCCCACCACACCTCAACGCAGCTTAATTTCAGAGGACAAAGTGTTTCAGACTCCTATAAGTAATCTTGCTGCAAGTTTTCGATTTAATCTATGCACCCCAGTAACAGACCAAGAAAACTCCATAACAGAGGACAGTGCTTTCCATTCGCTCAGCCTGGATAAGTCGCAAGACTCTATAACTGATCATGAAGGCTCTTTTCAGGAACTTATTCAGAAGCAAAAAGAAACCCCCAAATCCACTCATAATAAAAGTAGACTGCGGAAACTGGATCGGTGTAGGAGATTGTCAACCTTGCGTGAGCGAGGCTCACAGTCAGAAGTTGAAGAGGAAGCTTATATCTTGAGTTCATCGTACAAATCAAAAATGACAAGGAACTCTGTAACGGAAGAATGTGAATTCAGTTTTGATGACAGCACAAACTCTGTCTTAAAATTTGAGGATTTAACAGGCACACCTGCCTTGCGAGTAGTTCGTGAGATGATAGTAAGGAGCACCCGAAAGAGGGCCCAACAGGCCACAATGCAGGAACTCTTGGGCAGCCTGGACTGTTTAGATGTGTCAGATGATGATCTGACAAGACTCATCGGCAGGAAAATGGGCTTGGAGCAAATAGATATTTTATCCGAGCTAAAAAACAGAAATTTGAAGCATATCATATCAATTATTTTTAAAGTTTTAAATGTGGAAAGTATTTGCAG CATTTGGAAAGTCAGTAAGGAATGGCGTGAAATGGTGACTCAAGATAAAGATGCTTGCCAAAGAAGAAAATTGTTCCTGAAAAAGCGAAGAGATGAAGCCGAG GAAGGTTGGATGCCATCTGAAGATGCTGCAACCAGATTAAATCTCCTTAACAGATCTGTGCTGAAATCCGTTCAAGCTCAAGCCAAATCTATATGTCACACCCCAACTTCTTGTGGGCTTTTCACACCAAAAAACACTGCACCCGTTCCTCAGTCTGCTAGCAAACAACAAGAATATGTCAAG ATTGCCAAAACATTATTCACAGATGAAGCTCTGAAACCGTGTCCACAGTGCCAGTACCCTGCAAAGTATCAGCCACTGAATAAGCGAGGAAAGTGCAGTAGAAAAGACTGTGGGTTTGACTTCTGCATACTTTGCTTGTGTGCATTTCATGGTTCTAAGGAATGTAGCAGTGGATCAGGAAAACGTGTGCATAAGAAAGATGTAATCCCTGGAAGTGCCAAGAGCAAGCGCAACTTGAAAAGGCTctaa